The following coding sequences are from one Epinephelus fuscoguttatus linkage group LG5, E.fuscoguttatus.final_Chr_v1 window:
- the lg5h19orf47 gene encoding uncharacterized protein C19orf47 homolog isoform X1 translates to MASVTTATSEWIQFFKDAGIPAGLAVTYAVSFVDNRIHKNMLMDLSKDIMMDLGITVIGDIIAILKHAKQVYRQDMCKMATEAISSGQTSVKAELRRTANTPATRMIANALSNDSPPATPARRPDNRLSVTVSNTQANKSGKTVVSQPADEGNGLPAVKRRRVTAEMEGKYIINMPKGTTPRTRRILAQQAKKGLKRTSVFARLGAESKADTTTSNNKPTGVFSRLGRGDEEEDEPRPGKMAGNMDVDDEDDSDGEGSVLQYAGVLKRPPPSQKREPATKPAPTTLRRLGGKFKLPPSDTPTSSSSSPNGLPPAKVSVLQRLGKLPATHLSAAVTPTPADTQDNRVTSTRPKAQEGPTIASSKVTSSTGGGGGGGGGGDSLCAQMDIGAISVFKRLGSKRT, encoded by the exons ATGGCGTCCGTGACAACAG cCACCTCAGAGTGGATTCAGTTTTTCAAGGATGCTGGGATCCCAGCCGGCCTGGCAGTCACTTATGCAGTCTCCTTCGTGGACAACAG AATTCACAAGAACATGCTGATGGACCTAAGTAAAGACATCATGATGGACCTCGGCATCACAGTCATCGGCGACATCATTGCCATTCTTAAACATGCCAAGCAGGTCTACAGGCAG GACATGTGCAAAATGGCCACAGAAGCCATCTCCTCAGGACAGACCAGCGTTAAAGCTGAGCTCAGAAGAACTGCCAATACTC ccgCCACTCGTATGATTGCCAACGCTTTGAGCAATGACTCCCCGCCAGCCACTCCAGCCCGTCGACCCGACAACCGCCTCTCAGTCACAGTATCCAACACGCAAGCAAACAAGAGTGGCAAAACAG TTGTAAGTCAGCCAGCTGATGAGGGGAACGGTTTGCCAGCAGTGAAGCGCCGACGCGTGACAGCTGAGATGGAAGGCAAGTACATCATCAACATGCCCAAAGGCACCACGCCTCGTACACGCCGCATCCTGGCCCAGCAGGCCAAGAAAG GTTTGAAACGCACCTCTGTGTTTGCACGACTTGGGGCTGAATCAAAGGCAGACACAACAACAAGCAATAACAAG CCCACCGGTGTGTTCAGCCGTCTTGGCAGaggggatgaagaggaagaCGAGCCAAGGCCAGGCAAAATGGCTGGAAACATGGATGTAGATGACGAGGACGACAGTGACGGAGAAGGCTCCGTCCTCCAGTATGCTGGTGTCCTCAAGAGACCTCCTCCCTCCCAGAAGAGAGAGCCAGCCACAAAACCGGCCCCAACTACCCTGCGGCGCCTGGGAGGCAAATTCAAACTACCTCCCTCTGACactcccacctcctcctcctcttcccctaATGGCCTCCCCCCTGCAAAGGTTAGCGTGCTTCAGAGACTGGGCAAGCTCCCTGCCACACACCTGAGTGCCGCTGTGACACCCACACCTGCTGACACacaggacaacagagtgaccaGCACCAGGCCCAAAGCCCAGGAGGGGCCGACCATAGCAAGCTCCAAGGTCACCAGCAGCACTGGTGGCGGtggcggaggaggagggggaggagattCTCTGTGTGCCCAGATGGACATTGGGGCTATCAGTGTTTTTAAGAGACTGGGCAGCAAGAGAACCTAA
- the lg5h19orf47 gene encoding uncharacterized protein C19orf47 homolog isoform X2: protein MASVTTATSEWIQFFKDAGIPAGLAVTYAVSFVDNRIHKNMLMDLSKDIMMDLGITVIGDIIAILKHAKQVYRQDMCKMATEAISSGQTSVKAELRRTANTPATRMIANALSNDSPPATPARRPDNRLSVTVSNTQANKSGKTVVSQPADEGNGLPAVKRRRVTAEMEGLKRTSVFARLGAESKADTTTSNNKPTGVFSRLGRGDEEEDEPRPGKMAGNMDVDDEDDSDGEGSVLQYAGVLKRPPPSQKREPATKPAPTTLRRLGGKFKLPPSDTPTSSSSSPNGLPPAKVSVLQRLGKLPATHLSAAVTPTPADTQDNRVTSTRPKAQEGPTIASSKVTSSTGGGGGGGGGGDSLCAQMDIGAISVFKRLGSKRT, encoded by the exons ATGGCGTCCGTGACAACAG cCACCTCAGAGTGGATTCAGTTTTTCAAGGATGCTGGGATCCCAGCCGGCCTGGCAGTCACTTATGCAGTCTCCTTCGTGGACAACAG AATTCACAAGAACATGCTGATGGACCTAAGTAAAGACATCATGATGGACCTCGGCATCACAGTCATCGGCGACATCATTGCCATTCTTAAACATGCCAAGCAGGTCTACAGGCAG GACATGTGCAAAATGGCCACAGAAGCCATCTCCTCAGGACAGACCAGCGTTAAAGCTGAGCTCAGAAGAACTGCCAATACTC ccgCCACTCGTATGATTGCCAACGCTTTGAGCAATGACTCCCCGCCAGCCACTCCAGCCCGTCGACCCGACAACCGCCTCTCAGTCACAGTATCCAACACGCAAGCAAACAAGAGTGGCAAAACAG TTGTAAGTCAGCCAGCTGATGAGGGGAACGGTTTGCCAGCAGTGAAGCGCCGACGCGTGACAGCTGAGATGGAAG GTTTGAAACGCACCTCTGTGTTTGCACGACTTGGGGCTGAATCAAAGGCAGACACAACAACAAGCAATAACAAG CCCACCGGTGTGTTCAGCCGTCTTGGCAGaggggatgaagaggaagaCGAGCCAAGGCCAGGCAAAATGGCTGGAAACATGGATGTAGATGACGAGGACGACAGTGACGGAGAAGGCTCCGTCCTCCAGTATGCTGGTGTCCTCAAGAGACCTCCTCCCTCCCAGAAGAGAGAGCCAGCCACAAAACCGGCCCCAACTACCCTGCGGCGCCTGGGAGGCAAATTCAAACTACCTCCCTCTGACactcccacctcctcctcctcttcccctaATGGCCTCCCCCCTGCAAAGGTTAGCGTGCTTCAGAGACTGGGCAAGCTCCCTGCCACACACCTGAGTGCCGCTGTGACACCCACACCTGCTGACACacaggacaacagagtgaccaGCACCAGGCCCAAAGCCCAGGAGGGGCCGACCATAGCAAGCTCCAAGGTCACCAGCAGCACTGGTGGCGGtggcggaggaggagggggaggagattCTCTGTGTGCCCAGATGGACATTGGGGCTATCAGTGTTTTTAAGAGACTGGGCAGCAAGAGAACCTAA